The nucleotide sequence CCAATTCTACTGGGGTCCTACACAAGAACATGCTTTTGAGAACATCAAAATCATTCTCTCTAAAGCACcggtgttaacattttttgatGTTACACAGTCGATAACCATAGCGTGCGATGTATCAAATTCGAGATTCGGTGCGGTCTTGCTTCAAAACAACAAGCCAGTCGCTTATGCTTCTAGATATCTCATGGATGCGGAGACACGATACGCGCCTATTGAGAAGGAACTGTTAGCGATAGTTTTTGGCTTTGAGAGATTCAATCAGTATACATACGGTAACTTAGTTTTGCTAGAATCGGATCACAAGCCACTGGAGGCTATTGTAGCAAAGCCCCTAGTGTCCGCGCCACCACGTCTACAGCTAATGTTGCTTCGCATTCAGAAATATACTTTCAAGGTTATGATCAAGGCTCAAAGCAACTTCCACCATTGCACAAGGGTCAACATGTCAGGGTACAGTTTCAGGGAACATGGCAACCAGCCGCAGTCGTTGGAAAAACTTCAACACCACGTTCATACTTGTTAGAATCTGAAGGTAGAAACGAGTTTAGGTGAAACAGGAAGCATATAATAGAGACACACTCAAGAGAAACACAAATTGACATAGACATACAGAGAACAAATGACAAAGACATTCCATCTGTCTCAAACACATTACATACAACACTACAACAAGCAAGTACAACGTTGAGGGGTCGAGTCATAAAAGAACCAAATACGTTTAAAGATTTCATCAGGTATTGAGTTTGCAGTTCCGTATGGCATGTATCttatgtaaatatttgtttttcgcTTATCAGTCACAttgattgtttcattttgataacACTGTTTTGGTGAACTGAAACAAGCTGCATTTGTTTAGACTTTAGAGGGGGTTGTAGTAATCGTATTTTAATTATCTGACACCTTGGACGCGGTTAGAATGAGTAACAGCAAGATGAAAATAAACACGACACGTTATGTTTAACGGAATGTTTTCTTTCCGTACCAAATGTAACAAAATTAGACAATTTTATCTTTCAGTAATACCTGAATGTTGACAAACTGtataacaaatttattttacacgtTTTATAGTGTCATGGTGAACTAAGGAAGCttaacaaaggggaaaaaacaggAACTATATATACGTTACCATTTGTGAAAATGACTGTGTTCTTATCACAGCAACAAGCAAATGATATGGCACTCACCATTAAGACACAGAAATCGAAATTGAAATGAAGATAACCTATTTCTATCAATATATCTAAAGCATTTAACGAGAccaaatattaataagaaaCGACCGTTCGGTACTCCAAgataaaaaacatataaaacttTGAATATGTCGCTGTAATAACCAATAGATTACCAATTACCGCAAAACCAGAAATCGCATAAATACAGGAAGTCATCTTAGTTGGGTAATTATTATGACGCGTGTTTAAATAAATTCATATATCATGAACAAACTACATTTAAGATTTttgagagaatgactatgaagattgaaatattcggaaacggggaatcctgcaaaaATTAACACCAATAGATTTGTTGTGATTATTAAATCGTAAGCGGAACCAGGAGCTTGTTttacctacataattgccctctttgcaaagtacacagtaaaaaatgtaaataacattaatagaattacaagagagggaaggggattTGAGACtatagtcaacattgggaattttTACTtcggtgcctggggtaatatgggggcatcAAGGTATATATTACACAGTAGATAGAGCGGACATCTCTTCCAAATGCAAAAACATGACTGAAAGTTGATACGgacttctcccacatttgtggtctcttaagcgtcgtaaaaacaactgctgattattattataaatatatgtgacaGGTATGAATTATGCCCCTTTCAAAACACTACAAAAATAAATTGCCAATTTTCAAATTGTGGTCTTGTTACtgaagcgaaccgcggatggcgggggaaattaccggATTTAGGGTCCTACGCTTCGAACTCATAAGTTATCAATGAGGAGGCAAGAGTtttcttgcgttgaaacaacgactgactttttattacaaaactctacacaatatgaaaatgaaaatatacaactgAACAATAAGTCATGACACATGACAATATAAAATGGCTCTTGCACTCAAATGGCTTAAGGGTCTCTTTACTCTCTTAATTAAAACCTATCCTTACTCGGGGGAAAACCTATACTCAATATTCCATACTACGACATATTCACTGAACCTATGCTCAAACTGAGTAATATTCATACGacataaatacaaatacaattaaAGAATCAATTACCCGAAATCAATCTTGTACTCttacaatactgtacaacaaTGCATAAGTGTATGAGGaacaatgtaaaatgaacataatGATAAAATCTGCATATGAATAATACAACacgtttgccaacaggcgaggaCTTTTGGCACCTTCGTAATGGTCAGGGCAACATATGCCAGCTGCAACACATTATAGGCCTTTACTCGGGGGAAAACCTATACTCAATATTCCATACTACGACATATTCACTGAACCTATGCTCAAACTGAGTAATATTCATACGacataaatacaaatacaattaaAGAATCAATTACCCGAAATCAATCTTGTACTCttacaatactgtacaacaaTGCATAAGTGTATGAGGaacaatgtaaaatgaacataatGATAAAATCTGCATATGAATAATACAACacgtttgccaacaggcgaggaCTTTTGGCACCTTCGTAATGGTCAGGGCAACATATGCCAGCTGCAACACATTATAGGCCTTTTCACCAtactgttcctagacagcaggaattttcacctcctgaacccacaaactctcaagagactatagtaacaacagtaacaaaaatgttcaagatacaaaatacaaatacgtaTACGCTCTTTACACCGCGAGCAGCATAATACTCAAAATACAGGCACAATAAATAATCTATCAAAACAACTCAACTGTCAATACGGTACAATACACTTGACTGTTAATAACTTTCTGGATATAAACTCAACCTAACCGGTACTGTCACTCTACAGTATACTAAACTCAATATATGCCAGTACTGTAACACCACAGTATAAAAGCACGCAATACAACACACACGTGCTTCACAATACACAAGACACGCTATACACCCATAGGACCGACGTCCAAATACAACCTAACATACGTACTTTGCACAGTAAAGTACAACCTAGCCAAAAGGGCAACAATTACAACTACGATTCAATTAACAATAAGGGTATGTACGGCatttaaacaataataatatgtgtTACTTAATCTCTTACTATACTGGGGTCAGCTCGCTCGCGGATAACAAGACGAAGGAGACTCTTCGCTCGCGGTACAGGAAGCTCGCGGACATCAAGAATACGGCCATGGAGACTCCGTCACGCTAGCTCGCTATATACTGTAGTAggtccgccatcttggaaaccCATGACTTCGAGCCAGAAGCCAAACCATCCaaaaacctgaggcatcctgcctctaaGAAGGGTGACATCTCCTCACGGACTTTAGATAGTAAAGACAATGAATAACTCTGGGCAATTAACGATccagaaattaataaaaatgacaATACTAAAAGGGATAACGAGGCGAAGCCCCGGAGCTCTGCAGGGACGATGCTGCCATTAAAACGACGTATACAGAACTGAAGAAACACGTGGAAACAACTAACGCTACAAACTGACTATTACGAACTATTACGTAATACATGCAAATACTGAACGGGTGTACactacaaaatttcacttcactacaTTACCATTTATCAAAAGATTAACACATGTCCATCTACTCTCTCCCCTCCAGTATGCACTTAATTTGACCTAAATTTGACCttaacaattattaaacgaTAAACGACTCCTCAGCCGGCATTGCTTAATCGTTTAACGCAATCTAGCTGCCATGTTTAACATGATTAAATGTAAGTTTTCTTCGTAGTTCTAAGGCCTTCCCGTAGGATTATGCTTACCAAAGAGATCCTGTATACTGCCGGGCTGGGCAGGCTGATGGTTGACAATACAGCAACGCCATTTCTCAAAAGATAAACACATGTCCATCTACTCTCTCCCCTCCAAGGGACAGTAACTTTTAAACGTATAGTGGTCAGTCGTGCCCAGCTACCGAAAttacagtaaataaataatGACGCAAGCAATTGCGCTTTGACTTTAGCCGCTACCTAATATCCAGAGCCAGTCAATGGTCACTTGTGCCATGCTTGCAGAATAACAATAAACACTTGATTTTACCATGACACTTCGATGTCAGCCGCTCACTCATAGGCTATGTCAGTATGTAATAATTAAATGCCCTGATAACGgaaaaacaatgtttttatGACATTGTCATTGCGCTTCGATCTCAGCCTTGAAAGTGACATTATTTTACAGATGGGTGCTACATATTCAAGGCTGAAATTTACTGACTACTATGTTTGTGCCCTTTAAATACCTTTGAACGAGTAGTAGAGATTTCTGCCCCACAGAATGCAcatgtttatcattttaaagtGATATAACCTATAAAATGAATTTTATTGGTTATAAAATTATTGTCAGTGCTGTACTCAGCTGaatatcattttcttctttctaaagtaactgtaaaatattgttgtttgaaTGTTACTTATATTTGCAAGATAATCCCTCTTTTTCTCCAGGAAAGATACCGGATGGTGGTCTGGGATGTCATCGTCTCAGTACGAATCTTCATAAATTGTTTAATTCCCGGTCGAGCCATGGAAAAAGTGGCATTAGGCAAATTATATTATTACAGGACACACAAAAGTTATAAACCTATTATTGAAATATGGCACAAGGTCGTTCAGAGTAACAACTTACTGATTGTTGGATAGCTAGCATATCTGATAAGAACGATTTTGGTAGCCAGTAAGCGAAATTTGGAAAAACAAGCTGTTGAGAGGCCTTCTTGATACACTGAAATCATAGGTCTAGATGTGTTGGCAAGAAGATGCTCTCACATTTTTCTGGCAGTACAACTGGCAAAAACCCGCAATAGGTGAAACACTTACTGGCATGTGATTCAGGAACTTCCCAAAACATCTCAAGGATAAATACGCATCGGCTTTTCCGGGAACATCACATGTTGTGACAACTACGTACAATCTAAGCCTGTGCGATGATCTTACTTAGCCAGAACAAAGAGCAAAATGTGCTTTGAATTTACCATTATGATATGTTAATAGATAATCCTATCTCAGAGCATTTAAACATTCAGCAAAGTCATTTGTTCTTGGCATCCTCAACTATGTTCCCttaaaaaaacagacaatatCTTGATCAAAGTTCCCATTAGGCGATGCAGACGTCATTCTCAGTACTTTTGTTCAAGAAATCCTGTTACTATTGTTATTTCCTATTTGTCGGTGTTCGTCTCTGAGCAGGATGTGGCACTAATCAGCTACCGCAAGATTGAGAAAGATATAAACTTATATCGAAACATTCACTTAATTAGAGCCGTAAAAGTAATACAGCGAATCATTAGTTCAAGACGCCTTGTATGATTTGCCGGAGCTTTTGATGCAGACCATATTACAGTGGATTCTTTGAACAATTCAGAATATTAATAGTTTTGTTGAATAAATCCTGTTATTCAATGCTGCATGTCCGTCGCTGGAGAGGACgttggaaagaaaaagaaaattgttaaatGTTCAGATAACTGAAACGGCACAAATAAGCTACCATACGATTTGGAAAGCTCTGAAAGGATATCGAAACACTCACTTAATTATAGCGAGCAGAGTAACACAGCCATTCATTTGAACAAGAAGCATTATATGTATTTTGCGGACTTTTTAGTGTAGACCATATTATAATGGATACTTTGCGCAATTCTGAAACGATAATCTACTTTATGCTGTTTTTAGTAAGCTATTCAGTGGGAACACAGAAAATGGCAAggacttctgaaaatgtttcCATGGATTGTTCAGAGAAAGATTCATACAAAATACGTTGGGAATATAACCACAAAGTAATTTTTTCTCTCGGGCTGAATGTTGGGCATCGTTGGGACAACGAGGTATACTTATCAAGTAATGGTACTCTCATCATTCAAAATTTAAATCTTGATCACGAGGGAAATTACTCGTGTTATGAAAAATCAACGTTGGTGAGATCCTACATACTCGATATTCAAGGTAATTATTTTGTGTAGCTGTTATATCTGTAATATTTTGTGAGAAGACTTATTGTAAAATTCAATATCATTCAATGTTCCGCATTTTCTCGGTGTCGCTTGCGAACGAAGGGGGATCAAATCCTAAATTTCCTAAACGCAAGATTCTACTTATAAACACTCTCCATACGGTAGCAGTTTTAACTAGTTCTTTTCCAGATGTAATATATTTAAGAGACTATGAATATCAACTTTTAATCAGCCGTTGTATATACATACAGCTAACCTAATCTGTAATCCAAACACGTTCAGTGCCAAGCTGGTTGTTATTTCAAATACTCGTCCTAACTGAAacaaaaatcacaacaatataCCTCACCACAGCTATATATGTACAAACTTACATGTATTCATAATATTATGTGAATTGTATAAGTTATAAAACCaacttttaatttctctttaGTCACTCCTACGATGTATATTACTTCAAATAGTCGTAACGCCTCTAAAGAAATTCTTACTGATGGGACAAAGGAAAATTCACTGACATGCCACGCGAAAGGAGCTAAGCCCAGAGTTCATCTGTCATGGTTTCAAGGAGGGAGTCCCATTGCTGATTTGGAGGAAACGATAGTTGAAGATCAACATGATAATAGGACATTTAGCACTTCGTTGATTGTGATTTTTCCGGAATTTCATGGATCGAAGAATATGACATGTATGACTACAGATTTTATGTTTGGTAATATGTTTACCAGTGTTATATTGACTCACATAGGTAAGTGATAAGATATTAATAAGTAGCTCCTAAAAGGTGAGTATTTTTAACGTTGAGGGAAACGATTCTCACTGAAATAAGTTAATGAAACTGTTTTTTCTGTAACATTTACATTATCAATAGAAGAGAATTAGCGTtatattctttctcttttttttttaacttgtatTTGCTGTCGATATTTCTAATAACGACGGTATTTTTGTGTAATGAAGAGAGGAATATTTAACTTTATCGCAAgaacatgtgtatatatatatgtaacagttATTGTTTTGTCATTTAATGTTTGCATAAagatatattttctttgtatcACAGGTCAGATAATTTTGACAGTGAATGGCAGAATTGTTCAATCAATGTTCTCCACTGGGATTGATGAAGAAATATTCGTTGAATGTAGACTCAATGACAGTTCAGCAAATATTACGTGGACATGGATGCAATACGACGGAAAAGCAAACTCTACAATATCGAAAGATGTTTATTCTACTCATTCCTCGACAGTGTTAAAAATGATTTTCTCTGCTAATGAGACGATTTTATCTTGTAGTGCCAACTCTACTGGTTCTGCAGGATCAGTCATCTTATCACGGGATATTGTAATACGGTTGAAAGGTGTGTAATTGCTTGTAGTTGTACATGATCTTTCAATCTTTCCTGTTTAGCTTTTTCTTAAATTGTCAAATCGAAGATCGATTAATTTCATAATGAAGGACAGCGTCGTCGTCtatcaatgaatatttatttttgtttctcagATAAGACAGGGTCAGTTCTAACTTGGACAATTAAAGTGCTGATGACAGTCTCCTTTATTATTGGCTCATGCCTTCTTATAGCTGTGTGCTGCAGGCGCAAAAGAGGTAACATGATATACTTGGTATTAATTTTCACTTATATTTCactaatattgttattattatgtacaGTGGAATGACGACCATCCTGATTACTGGTACAGCCACAGTGGTTCTAGTGTGTGATTAAGAATTTTAACTGTCAATGAGATCGTATTACGCacgattgtacagagtgcaccctgGTACCGTACCCTGGTACGTGTCATTTATGTATTCAAGTGTTTATGCAAGTATTCATTTAcgcatttattatttatttgtgtcATACCTATTGTCTTGCAGGATACCAAGAAGAGGTGCCACGTAGGTATGTCAATGTATCTCTGCTGATATTTTTCGATCTCTTCAGTACTTTTTAATTATCGTTTTGTTACAATCCACGTACGTTTCTCTGGGTTTCAATAAGGACGACATAAATAAGTGAAAATACATGGAAAGATGTTGACGTCtgatcataattatttaattacatatttgtttgaaaacctttattgcaattttaattGAATGTCATTTCCTTTGCGTAGTATTGATATTCCAATGAACGAGGATTTGATGTCAGAAGACCCGATGCAACTTTATCTTCGTAAGTAATACTAAAGTGGGTCGTTGGACAGTTATGTTGGTACTAACGATAatttatgacatatatatatatatatatatatatatatatacatatatatatatacatatatatatatacatatatatatacatatatatatatatacatatatatatacatatatatatatatacatatatatatatatatatatatatatattatatgttagtgGAACCATATCAATCAGCTGACAGAAAAGCCTTATTATCTATTTCAGAAACTTTTGACACTCCGAGCCGACTGCAACTGAAGCATTTACATGAATTTTCATTTACTTTGATGTCCCTGTTTACTCGTGATTGTCATTCCATGGGTAACCAAACAACTGAAAGAGTTAATCAATTGTATTCAATTCGACTTGCAAATATGTCCACTGCCTAAAAGATATTCTGCGTCTTGTCTATGTGAGGTGAAGTGAGAAAATGTCcaaaattgatttaaatagtATTTTTTCCCTATGGCTTAGCTGGCCCGTCAAGGGACATCGATCAACCTGATGATGCCTCggacaagttgaaaaatattacGCTTACATCGAGACTTTCATCAAGCGGTCAGATCGAATATTGGCTGGCCACTACAGAGAATGCACGGAACTCCACAGTTATTGCAAAATTCATGTCGGGTATGTCATTAACAATCTAAAGTGACATTTTTAGACGTAAACTTGTTGCCCATTGTTATTTCGATGACCCGTGTATTCCTAACATATCCGGTaacagaaatgtaaaattgaaaatgttgttttgcaCCTAATTAACTTTTTCGACCTCAGTCAGACTTTCTCCCTAGTGTGGCTTGTTTGAATGTGTAGATGGAAACGACACGTCCAAAATATCGCACTTATACACTACGTCGCAAATACCAATTTCAGTGTAGCATTTCATGCTACAAGATGCTGCCAACCTTATGTGAAGTAACTAAAAGAAACAGTTGAAATGTTTAACCTCCGTACATGACCGCAATAGAATTAGGTACGTTCTTGTTACAAATCGTTTGATAATATCTTTTAATTTGCAGAAACAGCGACGATTTCTCAGCTTTTAACATTTCGTGCCCTCGCGAAGAACCTACTTTTACTAACAAACCATGACAACGTGGTACAACTGCTCCACACGGAGGTGAATGAAGGTACACCacctttatttttgttttccgtaacttacagtatatgagTTAGGACTGTAATAAGATTGGCAAAATGTCCGGTATAATGCAGGACAATTCTGAAAGTCAGTGCATTGTTCTCCATACGGCATGACCTTTCGACGAACCGAGAATAAGGTTATAAGCAAATCTGTTATTCTCCTAATTGGTAAAGCCTGTCAACCTGCATTTGTTTGCCGTTCATCTTAACGACAATTAAGTCTCACAACTTTTACGCAATGTTTTACAATATCATTACAAAGCGTTCCATGTCCGTTTATAATTTCATTATGCCGAAAATATTAGTTTGTTTTCAGGTGTCTTTCCTGTAATGCTTGACTATGACATCAATGGAATAATGCCTTTAATTTTGAGCACAGTAAACAAACTAAAAATGTGATTGCTTAGTTCAGACATTATTTGACTCCAATTACAGACAGTTCTTGTCACATTGCTTGTAATAAGAGGCTTGCATTAAAATTAGCCACAACCCCTGTTACAATGTGAACAACTTGGCGGGGCCGATGTCCAGTACGAAACGTTGTCTTGGTTTCTCCAGCGTTGCTATTCAGACCTTTGCTATAATACTTTGTAATTCCTGTCAGAGGGTAACAATCAAACaattgtttcaatatttgttttactaGTGCAGTGTTACATGTACTGTGAATACACTGGTGCCACTAACTTACGAAGTTACCTGCTTAATCTACATCCAGAGTCCACAACATTTAATATTGTACCTCAATTAATAAGGTTTGCCGAAAATGTCGCCGATGCAATGGAGTTTTTACACAACAACAAGGTAAGCTGCTCGTTTCGGGCATTATCCTTACCAAATATGTATTTCAACTTGTCTTTACTAAAACGAACTGTAGTAATAAATTCGTTGTCTCTGTTCAAGATGTAATGTCGAAAATAAATTCTTTTCTGTTAGTTCAGCCACCCAGCTCTCTGTTCCCGGAAGGTTTTAATCACTGACAAGGGAGTGTGCAAAGTTTACGACATTTGGCAAAATGAACTCGCAAGTCAGCGAGTAGCCATCATTTTGACAAAGGTAAAGTACTACTTTTACACTATATATGCATGGATATTGCTGTTATTTCTTTGTATCAGTGTCTCTCATTAAAGGCTTCCATAAACGCAACACATACGGGGTTTGTTTACGTTTGAACACTTTGTAAAGAACACAGCCAACACTTACAGTTACATTTGGATCACCTTTCATTTACTATCATCATTAGGAAAACGTCCCAAGTGCTTGGCTAGCACCTGAAACTTTACTTTTTGGTCAGTACTCGGGCAAGTCGGATGTTTGGTCATTTGGAGTGCTCCTCTGGGAAGTATTCTCCTATGGTAAGAAGTTTGTTATTGAAGACAATCAAATTAATTGCCTGATACCTGGTGAAATATACTTTAACGAGACAAATGTTAACTCTTTCAGATTCGTTGAGAGCTAAACAAGCATCTTTCGTCCAAGACTGAATGTGTAGATATCAGAGATAATCCTTTTAAATCATTGTAGGATTCCCTTTAAGGGTATGTTCAACATTGTTACAGTAAAACATTGCTGTTATTCACCTTCTCATTTATAAgcttcatgttttatttttctcacaTTACCCTTTAGGGGAAATTCCCTATCGGTACTGTAACAAAGATGAGATAGAAACTTTTGTGAAACATTCAAACAATCTTCTTCAACCAACGGCCTGTCCAGGCGGAATGTAAGTcgatatattttaatattatacacGGATCTTAACTGTAAATACGACTTACCACAACATCAGATATCTTTTCAATACTTgatgtaattaaaaaaaaacttccctTAGCTTCTTCATATAAAAGTGAAACTTCCTTAGcaagatattttgtttaaatgattATCAGGGCCGAATGGCTACTTTTAGTTAACGTGATACACAGTTTTGCTcttgttttcaaaaatattttttcagCTTTCTCGAATGCGGCATAAATATTTGGTCAGTTTATGCAGAGGTTTACCTGAAATAACAATATCTATGCCAATTAGAGTAAAACCGTTTTATAGTTTCTATTAACTGTAACCCATAGCGTTTATTATAATATCGGAAACATGCATGTTTATCGTTGCTGAAGTCTTTTTCGCAAACGTCACTCGCGGTTAATTTCTAACTACATTCACGAATTGCCAAACagttgtaaacacaataatttTACGGTTCTAGCTACAGCCTCATGCTTTCTTCGTGGGAAATTACGGATTCCAAGAGACCGACATTTGAATGTATCAGAGAAACCATATGTGACATCATGACACATTCTGATCAGGTTTGTTCACAAATTATATTTATCTCACAAAACATCGGTTTGAGCAAACTTCAACATATGACAGGGAAAATATGTAACCCTATTATGACAGTTTCAATATCTTACTACATTAACATAGCAAGAATTTATATGAATAGAACTTTGAATAGGAAGTTTCAAATGTCGAGTGCCACGACATTTCGTGGATTGATTTATAATATGGTAAATGAGGCACTTAGCAGACCCAAGTGCTTCAACCTTGTTTAATGATGCTAGAAAATACGAATATAGTAGGAACGTTATTTTACTGTTTCATGGAGAGTTTCTCACCCAATTGAAAGCGTTATCATGGCGTTTAGATTATCTAATTTCTTTTACTTCAAATGCTATTTTATCTTTATGAAGGTTTCTctgaaatgttattattataattatatattgtaATCTTTTTTAGAGCTATTGTGACTCAGCGTTTGATGATGCATTCCACTCTTCCTACAACTGTCTGTACCATGACGTCACTGAAACTGATCGTTGAATTCGTTTACCTTCATCATTACCTTTATGTTAGCACTGTATAATGTGCATCTTCATTAAGCTTGTAAATAGCAAATTAAGACAATTGTTCATTTACGGTCGTTTTCAATTACATGACTATATCATATTCGAGTAGGAGAAAGATGATTTATGCTTGCAatttatgttgttattttcAATGTGTATTAAACCTGAGAACGCCTATGACAGTGATGTTGAATTTGCAATGCTTGTAAGCTATGGTAATGTTGGTGAACCATGCACATATTCTTCATTGTGTGATAGTGTGCGGTGCTAAGATTTCAGTTTCTCTTAAGGATTTAGACGACAAATATCTTCTGAATCTGATCAGATGTAATAACGCAAGTGGAAACATGTTTGTAGAAGAAATCTTTTAAGAGCTATGTTTGTATAATATTGTGTAGGGTTGAGTTTTGTTTGAATAGCAAGTACATGTCAATATGTGGTAAGAGTTGgctacaaaaaaataaaactcgGCTTGAACTGTAGTTGCTCTTTTTTTCCGTCATAATGTTGTGCCTGTCCAGACGATTGAAATTGAGAATCTATCCCTGAAAATATTCTTAATCAGCAGTGTCCATAAAATATCGTTCATAGTTAAGGACATTTTCATTTGCTGCATTTGCCGTTGCAACAGTAATTTTGATCTACAAATAGATAATGTTCAGGTGGACATTCTTTTCCCTACTTATTGTATATCTGGCTGTAGGAACACCACAACCTTTGTCACATAAAGTTTGTTTCCTGTAACAACTGTCCATTAGATATTCTTTACAATCATGACGTTCCGTTTAGTTGGGATATGTACATGTGTATTATATTTTACTTGATATCATGAAGTTACTTCCGGACCCATTAAGGCCAACGTGTAGAAACAGAAATAGCATTAGCTCTTGTTTATAACAATACTCCACAATATTGAATAAGATAATTATGTCTTTCACACTTTCGAACTTAGGAACCTTATATCATATGGTAACATTGAGGACGGGATTTTCAGTGCCGTTATACCGTACCAAATATCGtttgtaaaacattttactCCAGGGGATTTTTAGTCTTGCGCCTGTATTGAAACTTCAAAAGGAAATGAACAATTGCACAAGTTATGAGTTATATTAAAGGTAACGGTGCGTTTGATAGACGCTGTCATTTAATGATATTGAAATCATATATGAACTTTGCTTCtattattttgaaaaacttCAGGTCATTCTTAGAGGAAAAATTACTTTTTTATGCTCTAGGATTTAACGAACACGTTGAATAATCATTTTAACATTTCCCTTAAGAACCTTAAAATTTGTGAAGCAAGAAATTGC is from Apostichopus japonicus isolate 1M-3 chromosome 16, ASM3797524v1, whole genome shotgun sequence and encodes:
- the LOC139982920 gene encoding uncharacterized protein isoform X2 — encoded protein: MDTLRNSETIIYFMLFLVSYSVGTQKMARTSENVSMDCSEKDSYKIRWEYNHKVIFSLGLNVGHRWDNEVYLSSNGTLIIQNLNLDHEGNYSCYEKSTLVRSYILDIQVTPTMYITSNSRNASKEILTDGTKENSLTCHAKGAKPRVHLSWFQGGSPIADLEETIVEDQHDNRTFSTSLIVIFPEFHGSKNMTCMTTDFMFGNMFTSVILTHIGQIILTVNGRIVQSMFSTGIDEEIFVECRLNDSSANITWTWMQYDGKANSTISKDVYSTHSSTVLKMIFSANETILSCSANSTGSAGSVILSRDIVIRLKDKTGSVLTWTIKVLMTVSFIIGSCLLIAVCCRRKRGYQEEVPRSIDIPMNEDLMSEDPMQLYLPGPSRDIDQPDDASDKLKNITLTSRLSSSGQIEYWLATTENARNSTVIAKFMSETATISQLLTFRALAKNLLLLTNHDNVVQLLHTEVNEVQCYMYCEYTGATNLRSYLLNLHPESTTFNIVPQLIRFAENVADAMEFLHNNKFSHPALCSRKVLITDKGVCKVYDIWQNELASQRVAIILTKENVPSAWLAPETLLFGQYSGKSDVWSFGVLLWEVFSYGEIPYRYCNKDEIETFVKHSNNLLQPTACPGGILMLSSWEITDSKRPTFECIRETICDIMTHSDQSYCDSAFDDAFHSSYNCLYHDVTETDR
- the LOC139982920 gene encoding uncharacterized protein isoform X1, which translates into the protein MDTLRNSETIIYFMLFLVSYSVGTQKMARTSENVSMDCSEKDSYKIRWEYNHKVIFSLGLNVGHRWDNEVYLSSNGTLIIQNLNLDHEGNYSCYEKSTLVRSYILDIQVTPTMYITSNSRNASKEILTDGTKENSLTCHAKGAKPRVHLSWFQGGSPIADLEETIVEDQHDNRTFSTSLIVIFPEFHGSKNMTCMTTDFMFGNMFTSVILTHIGQIILTVNGRIVQSMFSTGIDEEIFVECRLNDSSANITWTWMQYDGKANSTISKDVYSTHSSTVLKMIFSANETILSCSANSTGSAGSVILSRDIVIRLKDKTGSVLTWTIKVLMTVSFIIGSCLLIAVCCRRKRGYQEEVPRSIDIPMNEDLMSEDPMQLYLPGPSRDIDQPDDASDKLKNITLTSRLSSSGQIEYWLATTENARNSTVIAKFMSETATISQLLTFRALAKNLLLLTNHDNVVQLLHTEVNEVQCYMYCEYTGATNLRSYLLNLHPESTTFNIVPQLIRFAENVADAMEFLHNNKFSHPALCSRKVLITDKGVCKVYDIWQNELASQRVAIILTKENVPSAWLAPETLLFGQYSGKSDVWSFGVLLWEVFSYGEIPYRYCNKDEIETFVKHSNNLLQPTACPGGIYSLMLSSWEITDSKRPTFECIRETICDIMTHSDQSYCDSAFDDAFHSSYNCLYHDVTETDR
- the LOC139982920 gene encoding uncharacterized protein isoform X3, whose translation is MDTLRNSETIIYFMLFLVSYSVGTQKMARTSENVSMDCSEKDSYKIRWEYNHKVIFSLGLNVGHRWDNEVYLSSNGTLIIQNLNLDHEGNYSCYEKSTLVRSYILDIQVTPTMYITSNSRNASKEILTDGTKENSLTCHAKGAKPRVHLSWFQGGSPIADLEETIVEDQHDNRTFSTSLIVIFPEFHGSKNMTCMTTDFMFGNMFTSVILTHIGQIILTVNGRIVQSMFSTGIDEEIFVECRLNDSSANITWTWMQYDGKANSTISKDVYSTHSSTVLKMIFSANETILSCSANSTGSAGSVILSRDIVIRLKDKTGSVLTWTIKVLMTVSFIIGSCLLIAVCCRRKRGYQEEVPRSIDIPMNEDLMSEDPMQLYLPGPSRDIDQPDDASDKLKNITLTSRLSSSGQIEYWLATTENARNSTVIAKFMSETATISQLLTFRALAKNLLLLTNHDNVVQLLHTEVNEVQCYMYCEYTGATNLRSYLLNLHPESTTFNIVPQLIRFAENVADAMEFLHNNKFSHPALCSRKVLITDKGVCKVYDIWQNELASQRVAIILTKENVPSAWLAPETLLFGQYSGKSDVWSFGVLLWEVFSYDSLRAKQASFVQD